The following are from one region of the Silene latifolia isolate original U9 population chromosome 9, ASM4854445v1, whole genome shotgun sequence genome:
- the LOC141600686 gene encoding uncharacterized protein LOC141600686, giving the protein MAMVNDDMNEDNVHSSLLDSITSNFGEARLSTNDLAWADSCLNDDLVGPSNTDWSSIKDVLLEILSSQAGPDDSVAAQNNTQFSIDEDLSVHNYVAGLSFGRETDDDEDLIDDVVGDIENIEISDDDEGNLITANKRGMMRTKRRIENVFRPNYSEDMVKVDSNDTGTKLNLTTQELLDSVSEDIFKVWDLGISEEQDDFTKQLDKAFSDFPPQIQPNPDDSTVWEDGTRVSVNDLVSGMSDLSLNQNTK; this is encoded by the coding sequence ATGGCTATGGTAAATGATGATATGAATGAAGACAATGTTCATTCATCTCTTTTGGATTCAATAACCTCCAACTTCGGTGAAGCAAGACTCTCCACTAATGATCTAGCATGGGCCGATTCTTGTCTGAATGATGATCTGGTGGGTCCTTCCAATACCGATTGGTCTTCTATCAAAGATGTCTTGTTGGAGATACTTAGTTCCCAAGCAGGACCAGATGATTCTGTTGCTGCTCAAAATAATACTCAATTTAGTATTGATGAAGATCTTAGTGTTCACAACTATGTAGCTGGTCTATCATTTGGTAGAGAAACTGATGATGACGAGGATCTCATTGATGATGTCGTTGGAGATATTGAGAACATTGAAATTTCTGATGATGACGAGGGTAATCTTATCACAGCAAATAAAAGAGGTATGATGAGAACAAAAAGGCGTATTGAGAATGTTTTTCGTCCAAATTATTCTGAGGACATGGTCAAAGTGGATAGCAACGACACTGGTACAAAGCTTAATTTGACAACACAGGAGCTTCTGGACTCTGTATCAGAAGACATATTTAAAGTTTGGGATTTGGGAATTTCTGAAGAGCAAGATGATTTCACAAAGCAATTGGACAAAGCCTTTTCTGACTTCCCTCCACAAATTCAGCCGAACCCTGATGATTCTACTGTATGGGAAGATGGGACGCGTGTATCTGTGAATGATCTCGTTTCTGGCATGAGTGATCTTTCTCTGAACCAAAATACAAAATGA